In a genomic window of Callospermophilus lateralis isolate mCalLat2 chromosome 12, mCalLat2.hap1, whole genome shotgun sequence:
- the LOC143411830 gene encoding acidic leucine-rich nuclear phosphoprotein 32 family member B-like: protein MVICKLQGRAEQCCAGLSGAEQPLGCVAGLSAVQGRCRGAAVVRPTLRSSPLFPPWFLSELVLDNCKSNDGKIEVLTTEFVNLEFLSLINVGLISVSNLPKLPKLKKLELSDNRIYGGLDMLAEKLPNLTHLNLSGNKLKDISTLEPLKKLDCLKSLDLFNCEVTNLNDYRESVFRLLPQLTYLDGCDREDGETAQ, encoded by the coding sequence CTGCAGGGCCGAGCCGAGCAGTGCTGTGCAGGGCTGAGTGGAGCCGAGCAGCCGCTAGGCTGCGTCGCCGGTTTAAGCGCAGTGCAGGGCCGCTGCCGGGGGGCGGCGGTAGTGAGGCCAACGCTGCGCTCCAGCCCCCTTTTCCCTCCATGGTTTCTCTCCGAACTTGTCTTGGACAATTGCAAatcaaatgatggaaaaattgagGTCTTAACTACTGAATTTGTGAACTTGGAGTTCCTCAGTTTAATAAATGTAGGCTTGATTTCAGTTTCAAATCTCCCCAAGCTACCTAAATTGAAAAAGCTTGAGCTCAGTGACAATAGAATCTATGGAGGTCTGGATATGTTAGCAGAAAAACTTCCAAATCTCACACATCTAAATTTAAGTGGAAATAAACTGAAAGACATCAGCACCTTGGAACCTTTGAAAAAGCTGGATTGTCTGAAGAGCCTAGATCTATTTAACTGTGAAGTCACTAATCTGAATGATTACCGAGAGAGTGTGTTCAGGCTCCTGCCCCAGCTGACCTACCTGGATGGCTGTGATCGAGAagacggggaaacagctcaatga